The following coding sequences lie in one Cannabis sativa cultivar Pink pepper isolate KNU-18-1 chromosome 5, ASM2916894v1, whole genome shotgun sequence genomic window:
- the LOC133038471 gene encoding uncharacterized protein LOC133038471, translating into MEKLAFCLVHSSRKLRPYFQAHPIHVLTNQPLRQVVELGQFEITYHPRATKKAQALADFIAECTRLPEENSARELPECVWHLFVDGSSNEHGSGAGIILVTPDGYRIHSALRFGFEASNNEALLAGLRLAKELGAKAIRCFSDSQLLVNQVLGEYQARGLKMEAYLLQVQKQLQQFEYYSIEQVPREQNSNADALARLATTKEADTLNVVPVEFLPRPSINVEENEEANMELVDTQITWMTPLVDYLTTGSPLLIRVRQGSCFEEAQGILKEVHEGFCGDHTGGDSLAKKIIRQGYYWPTISQDSLQYGGVKYAVVAVDYFKKWAEAEPLATITSKKVLDFFVKNILCRYGVPQTIVSDNGKQFDNDLFSEFCKKNGIVKSFASVAHPQANGQVEVVNKTLKTTLKKRLEAAKGRWPEELPQVLWSYRTSHRTATGNTPYSLTYGSEAMVPVETQVPSHRNQCYEQHRNHLLLEEALDLLDERREDSQLRNAAHQQRVKKYYDSRVRGREFIIGDLVLRRVFLATRDPTAGVLGPNWEGPYQIETVLRP; encoded by the exons ATGGAGAAGCTGGCTTTTTGCCTAGTCCATTCGTCAAGAAAGCTACGACCttacttccaagcacatcccATCCATGTCCTAACTAATCAGCCCTTACGACAA GTTGTCGAGTTGGGTCAGTTTGAGATCACATACCATCCTAGGGCGACCAAAAAGGCGCAAGCACTTGCCGACTTCATCGCCGAATGCACTAGGTTGCCAGAGGAGAATAGTGCGAGAGAATTACCAGAATGTGTATGGCATTTGTTTGTTGATGGGTCATCTAACGAGCACGGCTCGGGGGCAGGAATCATTCTTGTCACCCCGGATGGGTATAGAATTCATTCAGCCTTAAGGTTTGGGTTTGAAGCATCCAATAACGAGGCCTTATTGGCTGGGCTGAGGCTAGCAAAGGAGCTTGGTGCGAAAGCAATTCGTTGTTTTAGCGACTCCCAGCTACTGGTCAATCAAGTATTGGGTGAGTATCAGGCAAGAGGATTAAAGATGGAGGCTTACCTTTTGCAAGTACAAAAACAACTCCAACAATTTGAGTATTACTCTATAGAACAAGTACCTCGTGAACAAAACTCGAATGCTGATGCCTTAGCAAGGTTGGCCACCACTAAGGAAGCTGATACACTCAACGTTGTCCCAGTAGAGTTCCTCCCTAGACCGAGTATCAATGTGGAGGAAAACGAAGAGGCTAACATGGAGCTGGTCGATACTCAAATAACGTGGATGACTCCACTCGTTGATTACTTAACTACTGGGAGTCCCCTTCTCATAAGAGTGAGGCAAGGAAGTTGCT TTGAAGAAGCACAAGGCATATTGAAGGAGGTCCATGAAGGATTTTGTGGGGACCATACTGGAGGGGATAGCTTAGCTAAAAAGATAATAAGGCAAGGATACTACTGGCCTACTATTAGTCAAGACTCTCTCCAGTAT GGTGGAGTTAAATATGCAGTAGTCGCGGTAGACTACTTCAAAAAATGGGCTGAGGCAGAACCTTTGGCCACCATAACTTCAAAAAAGGTGCTCGACTTCTTCGTGAAAAACATTCTATGTCGCTATGGAGTTCCACAAACAATAGTATCAGATAATGGAAAACAATTCGACAATGATTTATTTTCGGAATTTTGTAAGAAGAATGGTATAGTCAAGAGTTTTGCTTCAGTAGCTCACCCACAAGCAAATGGACAAGTTGAGGTAGTAAACAAAACATTGAAGACTACATTAAAGAAGCGCCTAGAGGCGGCCAAAGGAAGATGGCCGGAGGAGCTCCCACAAGTACTCTGGTCCTATAGGACCTCACACCGAACAGCTACAGGAAATACTCCCTACTCACTCACCTATGGGAGTGAAGCCATGGTCCCAGTTGAGACCCAAGTCCCCTCACACCGAAATCAGTGCTATGAACAACACCGTAACCACCTACTCCTGGAGGAGGCCCTAGACTTACTCGATGAAAGAAGAGAGGATTCACAATTACGTAATGCCGCTCACCAGCAGCGGGTAAAGAAGTATTATGACTCTCGTGTTCGGGGTAGGGAGTTTATAATAGGCGACTTGGTGTTAAGAAGGGTGTTCTTAGCGACGCGTGACCCAACAGCTGGGGTCCTTGGGCCcaattgggaaggaccgtaTCAGATCGAAACTGTCTTGAGGCCTTGA